One window of Dyadobacter sandarakinus genomic DNA carries:
- the lysM gene encoding peptidoglycan-binding protein LysM has product MGLLSFLRGSGEKVFKKEEAAPTPETEPLRASALLAHVKAIGLPYNNLTVKTSGDKVTLVGEVAKQEDAEKIALVVGNVEGVSSVDNQLKVATPAPAATYHTVEKGDTLSKIAQTVYGDMMKYPVIFEANKPMLSDPDKIYPGQVLRIPAQ; this is encoded by the coding sequence ATGGGCTTATTATCATTTTTAAGAGGGTCGGGTGAAAAGGTTTTCAAGAAAGAAGAAGCCGCACCTACTCCGGAAACAGAACCACTGCGCGCCAGCGCACTCCTGGCACACGTTAAAGCCATCGGGCTGCCTTATAACAACCTCACGGTGAAGACCTCCGGTGACAAGGTCACGCTGGTTGGCGAGGTAGCCAAACAGGAAGATGCCGAGAAGATCGCACTGGTAGTAGGGAATGTTGAAGGTGTTTCATCCGTAGATAACCAGCTCAAAGTAGCCACACCAGCTCCCGCCGCAACCTACCATACTGTTGAAAAAGGCGATACATTGTCCAAGATTGCCCAGACAGTTTATGGCGATATGATGAAATATCCTGTGATTTTTGAAGCAAATAAACCGATGCTGAGCGATCCGGATAAAATATATCCCGGCCAGGTACTCCGAATTCCGGCACAGTAA
- the rplI gene encoding 50S ribosomal protein L9 codes for MEIILLTDIAGVGYKNDIVTVKAGYGRNYLIPQGFALLANPTNRKIVAENVRQASHKAEKLKKDAEDTAAAIGDLTIDIKTVVGESGRIFGRVTNTQVADILKAKGFDIDRKKITVDDVKSIGTYSATIDLHKEVKHKISLNVIAAED; via the coding sequence ATGGAAATCATACTTTTAACAGACATAGCGGGCGTAGGTTACAAAAATGATATTGTGACTGTGAAGGCCGGTTATGGTCGTAATTATCTGATCCCTCAGGGATTTGCATTGCTGGCCAATCCTACGAACCGTAAAATTGTTGCGGAAAACGTACGCCAGGCATCGCACAAAGCTGAAAAGCTGAAAAAAGATGCAGAAGATACTGCCGCAGCCATCGGCGACCTGACCATCGATATCAAAACTGTAGTAGGGGAAAGCGGACGTATTTTCGGCCGTGTTACGAATACGCAGGTAGCAGATATTCTGAAAGCGAAAGGTTTTGACATTGACCGTAAGAAAATTACTGTTGATGATGTGAAGTCTATAGGTACTTATTCAGCTACCATCGACCTGCACAAAGAGGTGAAGCACAAAATTTCCCTCAATGTAATTGCAGCAGAAGACTAA
- the rpsR gene encoding 30S ribosomal protein S18 produces MSLVNEPVEKNINRKKYCRFKKAGIKYIDYKNPDFLLKLINEQGKILPRRLTGTSLKYQRKVSQAVKRARHLALLPFVADQLK; encoded by the coding sequence ATGTCACTCGTAAACGAGCCGGTTGAAAAGAACATTAACCGCAAAAAATATTGCCGTTTTAAGAAAGCAGGCATCAAATATATTGATTACAAAAATCCGGACTTCCTTCTTAAACTTATCAACGAGCAAGGAAAAATCCTTCCCCGCCGCCTTACAGGTACCAGCCTGAAATATCAGCGCAAAGTATCCCAGGCCGTTAAAAGAGCACGTCACTTGGCGCTTCTGCCATTTGTTGCCGATCAATTGAAATAA
- the rpsF gene encoding 30S ribosomal protein S6: MSKQYETVFILTPILSEAQAKDAVEKFTTIITANGGSIVHEESWGLRKLAYPIQKKNSGFYHVVEYTAAEGNVVDVLETEFRRDERILRFMTIALDKHALAYNEKKRKGLVGRKKEDTAESKTENA, encoded by the coding sequence ATGTCTAAGCAATATGAAACGGTGTTCATTCTAACTCCCATTTTGTCTGAGGCCCAGGCAAAGGACGCCGTTGAAAAATTCACGACAATCATCACTGCCAATGGCGGGTCGATTGTACATGAAGAAAGCTGGGGATTGCGTAAGCTGGCCTACCCCATTCAAAAGAAAAACTCCGGTTTCTACCATGTGGTTGAGTACACCGCAGCCGAAGGAAACGTAGTGGACGTTCTGGAAACTGAATTCCGCCGTGACGAGCGCATTCTGCGCTTTATGACCATTGCCCTTGACAAGCACGCGCTGGCTTACAACGAGAAGAAACGCAAAGGACTTGTTGGCAGGAAGAAAGAAGATACAGCTGAATCAAAAACCGAAAACGCATAA
- a CDS encoding YggS family pyridoxal phosphate-dependent enzyme produces the protein MPSIADNIEKIQSQLKNGTRLVAVTKTKPVEMLLEAYQAGSTIFGENKVQEMAAKQEVLPKDIEWHMIGHLQTNKVKYMAPFVSLVHSVDSLKLLKEIHKEGLKNNRVIDCLLQIFIASEETKFGLSADEAQEILTSADLAQLPHVRIAGLMGMASNTDQEDQIRQEFRGLKQLFEAFRQYENDQVQMRELSMGMSGDFQIAMEEGSTLVRVGSAIFGSR, from the coding sequence ATGCCTTCGATTGCCGACAACATTGAGAAAATACAATCGCAACTGAAAAACGGGACCCGCCTCGTCGCGGTTACCAAGACCAAACCAGTCGAGATGCTTTTGGAAGCCTATCAGGCTGGCAGCACCATCTTTGGTGAAAACAAGGTCCAGGAAATGGCCGCGAAGCAGGAGGTCCTGCCCAAAGACATCGAGTGGCACATGATTGGTCACCTGCAAACCAACAAGGTTAAATACATGGCGCCCTTTGTATCCCTGGTGCACTCCGTGGACAGTCTGAAGCTGCTCAAAGAAATTCACAAGGAAGGCCTGAAAAACAACCGGGTAATCGACTGCCTATTGCAGATATTTATTGCATCCGAGGAAACCAAATTCGGACTTTCCGCGGACGAGGCGCAGGAAATACTCACATCCGCCGATCTCGCGCAGCTCCCGCATGTTCGCATTGCCGGACTGATGGGCATGGCTTCCAACACGGACCAGGAGGATCAGATCAGGCAGGAGTTCCGCGGGCTTAAACAACTATTTGAAGCCTTCAGGCAGTACGAAAATGATCAGGTACAAATGCGTGAGCTTTCCATGGGGATGAGCGGCGACTTTCAGATTGCCATGGAAGAAGGCAGCACGCTCGTACGGGTGGGCAGTGCCATTTTCGGGTCGCGATAG
- a CDS encoding glycosyltransferase family 9 protein, with amino-acid sequence MLRLHAKDDFTMTPTRFVQLWTHRYHKYTHILKAHGLGYMAWLHFQLVKWRTGGKKKLVAVIRTEHFGDIVTAEPISRYLRTLYPDSYIVWFVKPAFRELVSANPSIDEVFAEFCVTQRQTLLKTGIFDQVHELQFSNNNHCPVCQVFVDNPVAVGRHINIHNYFNYGNLLEVFAQTGDLIPERSTFPADDQPRLYLLDKHRSRVNALGLPERFIVVHCRSNYAPKDWPHERWEQLIDWLLLHYECSVVEVGLSSNLEITAPGYINLCGKLSIPETAEVIRRAELFAGLDSGPSHLANASGVFGIILMGSLNEFPTYNPYCGSYGRQENAVFVRQPGVPCAALPFEFVKEKIAAVLDNRLVNNTSRS; translated from the coding sequence ATGCTCAGGTTGCACGCAAAAGACGATTTTACAATGACGCCGACCCGCTTCGTTCAGCTTTGGACGCATCGCTACCACAAATACACGCACATTCTCAAGGCACATGGACTTGGCTACATGGCCTGGCTGCACTTCCAGCTTGTCAAGTGGAGGACAGGTGGCAAAAAGAAGCTTGTGGCAGTAATCCGTACGGAACACTTTGGCGATATTGTTACTGCTGAACCCATTTCCCGCTACCTACGCACCTTGTACCCCGACAGCTATATTGTATGGTTTGTTAAACCGGCTTTCAGGGAGCTGGTCAGCGCCAACCCGTCGATTGATGAGGTATTTGCAGAGTTTTGTGTGACGCAGCGGCAGACCCTTCTGAAAACAGGCATCTTTGACCAGGTGCACGAATTACAGTTTAGCAATAACAATCATTGTCCGGTATGTCAGGTTTTTGTTGATAATCCCGTGGCTGTGGGGCGCCATATTAACATACATAATTACTTTAACTATGGCAACCTGCTCGAAGTGTTCGCGCAGACGGGCGACCTGATCCCTGAAAGAAGTACCTTTCCCGCGGATGATCAACCGCGTTTATACCTGCTGGACAAGCACCGGTCACGGGTAAATGCGCTTGGATTGCCCGAAAGGTTTATCGTGGTGCATTGCCGGTCGAACTATGCGCCGAAAGACTGGCCGCATGAGCGCTGGGAGCAGCTGATAGACTGGCTGCTGCTCCACTATGAGTGCAGCGTCGTTGAAGTAGGCCTGAGCAGCAATCTCGAAATTACAGCTCCCGGGTACATCAACCTGTGCGGAAAACTCTCAATACCCGAAACAGCCGAAGTGATCCGCCGTGCCGAATTGTTTGCAGGACTGGACAGCGGTCCATCCCACCTGGCGAATGCATCGGGGGTTTTCGGGATTATATTAATGGGATCGCTGAACGAATTTCCGACTTACAATCCTTATTGCGGAAGTTACGGCCGTCAGGAGAATGCCGTCTTTGTGCGCCAACCCGGCGTGCCGTGTGCAGCGCTTCCATTTGAATTTGTAAAGGAAAAAATAGCCGCTGTACTCGACAATCGCCTGGTGAATAATACGTCACGCAGCTGA
- a CDS encoding DUF423 domain-containing protein: MKFMIQAGGILGALAVALGAFGAHALKGMLEVSGRTDTFETAVKYQFYHALAMVLVGLLMQRAGDDAIRLLGWSGNAFAVGVIIFSGSLYAICFTGITKFGATAPIGGLALIAGWVLLILAAGRGV, translated from the coding sequence ATGAAATTTATGATTCAGGCGGGCGGAATTTTAGGTGCCCTGGCCGTAGCACTCGGGGCTTTCGGGGCACACGCATTGAAAGGTATGCTTGAAGTCTCAGGTCGCACGGATACTTTTGAAACTGCCGTCAAATACCAGTTTTACCACGCGCTGGCGATGGTACTGGTGGGATTGCTGATGCAGCGTGCGGGCGATGATGCGATCCGTCTGCTGGGCTGGTCGGGCAATGCATTTGCTGTCGGCGTCATCATATTTTCAGGCTCACTATATGCCATCTGCTTCACAGGCATCACCAAATTCGGCGCCACCGCGCCGATTGGCGGCCTGGCACTGATTGCTGGCTGGGTGTTGCTGATTCTGGCGGCGGGGAGAGGGGTTTAG
- the rodA gene encoding rod shape-determining protein RodA, translating to MAENKPITKNVDWVVLLIYICCLLIGWINIYAAVYNPETHTSMFDLGNNAGKQLMWIGTAALLIICILVIDYKFYETFSFIIYAIVIFLLVVVLFAGSNINGSRSWIKIGTFSLQPAEFSKLAISLAISKYLSDPAISLTRKLKDYYPIIGIIALPAVLILLSNETGSMLVFASFAIVLYREGMPGFIPAIGMVMAALLIITLLFVKWYIVGAILVIAGLVIWLMPVMTRRRGGLWATIAGAVMMIGIVFGVDFFMNNVLQKHQRGRIMVLLDPDSDPRGNGWNVIQSKIAIGSGGFTGKGFLQGTQTKFDFVPEQSTDFIFCTVGEEHGFLGTTVVVVLFITLIARLVILAERQRSRFARVYGYCVAGIIFFHFMVNVGMTIGLMPVIGIPLPFFSYGGSSLWSFSILLFIFLKIDAQRPFTLSRG from the coding sequence ATGGCCGAAAACAAGCCGATTACCAAGAACGTTGACTGGGTAGTACTGCTCATCTATATCTGCTGTCTGCTGATCGGGTGGATCAACATCTACGCGGCTGTTTACAATCCCGAGACGCACACCAGCATGTTTGACCTGGGGAACAACGCCGGCAAGCAGCTGATGTGGATCGGTACGGCTGCGCTGCTGATTATTTGCATTTTGGTGATCGACTACAAGTTTTACGAAACTTTTTCCTTCATTATTTACGCGATTGTCATATTCCTGCTCGTGGTTGTGCTATTTGCAGGATCCAACATCAATGGATCGCGTTCCTGGATCAAGATAGGAACATTTTCACTCCAACCTGCGGAGTTTTCCAAGCTGGCAATCAGTCTGGCGATATCCAAATACCTCAGCGACCCGGCCATCAGCCTGACCCGAAAGCTCAAAGATTACTATCCCATCATCGGGATCATTGCCCTACCTGCTGTCCTCATTTTGCTGTCCAATGAAACCGGTTCCATGCTGGTATTCGCCTCCTTCGCGATTGTGCTGTACCGGGAAGGTATGCCGGGTTTCATTCCGGCCATCGGCATGGTTATGGCGGCATTGCTCATCATTACGCTGCTTTTTGTCAAATGGTACATCGTGGGTGCGATCCTGGTGATTGCGGGGCTCGTGATCTGGCTAATGCCTGTAATGACGCGCAGGCGGGGCGGCTTGTGGGCTACCATTGCCGGGGCAGTGATGATGATCGGGATTGTGTTCGGGGTTGATTTCTTCATGAATAATGTGTTGCAGAAACACCAGCGTGGCCGCATTATGGTACTCCTGGATCCCGACTCGGACCCGCGTGGGAACGGGTGGAATGTGATCCAGTCCAAAATTGCGATCGGGTCGGGAGGATTTACAGGGAAAGGGTTCCTGCAGGGTACGCAAACGAAATTCGACTTTGTGCCTGAGCAAAGTACGGACTTCATTTTCTGCACAGTGGGAGAGGAGCACGGCTTTTTGGGTACTACCGTCGTGGTTGTGCTATTTATCACACTGATTGCCAGGCTGGTGATCCTGGCTGAGCGACAGCGGAGCCGCTTCGCGCGGGTATATGGCTACTGTGTGGCCGGAATTATTTTCTTTCACTTCATGGTCAATGTGGGCATGACCATCGGGCTGATGCCCGTAATCGGTATCCCGCTGCCATTCTTCAGTTACGGAGGATCATCGCTCTGGTCATTCTCCATCCTCCTCTTCATTTTCCTGAAAATCGACGCGCAAAGGCCCTTTACGCTTTCGCGGGGATAG
- the mrdA gene encoding penicillin-binding protein 2 — MLENRRFVIIGFFAIVGIIYLLRLFYLQVLDESYSIVSSSNSIKRVIEIPFRGQIYDRKGKLIVYNTPVYDLLVTPYKARVDDTLRFCRVLGIERRDFDSLMAVASAYSRAKPSIFLRQLSKEDFASIQDIMVDYSGFEFAKSSLRTYTAPTLANTLGYVSEITKTQLEKQEEPYYRQSDYIGQSGIEKIYEQELRGKRGTKFVMQNVNGVYKGPWKGGELDTMAVAGENLYSGIDLDVQQYADSLMVNKVGSVVAIDPKDGQIIAMVSAPTYDPKILASRYFSKNYAALARNPYKPLINRPIMASYRPGSTFKLIQALIGLDEGVITPNTGFSHAGAPVGCHNHPGTGTVALGVMHSCNPYFYNVFRRMIYNNDIKNTFKASAAGLDEWHDRVSKFGIGQRLGIDLPSEYRGNLPDKKYYDRFYGEYRWKFSNIYSLSIGEGELLITPLKMANVAAIIANKGYYYTPHIIHSIGDKHRTNPEYLVRHETDVRPEHFGPVIEGMIGAVEGGTARRSRVEGINIAGKTGTSQNKKGDDSSIFIAFAPVEDPKIAIAVFVENAGAGGSAAAPIATLVIEKYLTGKITNKGLEESMLKANLMNKVVLTGQQKAALKDTATVKSSDVIKKPLLPKKQ; from the coding sequence ATGCTTGAGAATCGTCGCTTTGTGATTATAGGCTTTTTCGCCATTGTTGGAATTATTTACTTGCTGCGACTTTTCTACCTTCAGGTGCTCGATGAGAGCTACTCCATCGTTTCTTCCAGCAATTCCATCAAGCGTGTTATTGAAATACCTTTCCGCGGTCAGATCTACGATCGGAAAGGAAAGCTCATCGTATATAATACTCCGGTGTATGACCTCCTGGTGACGCCCTACAAGGCCCGGGTGGACGATACGCTTCGTTTTTGCAGGGTACTCGGGATCGAGCGGCGGGATTTTGACAGCCTCATGGCCGTAGCGAGTGCATACAGCCGGGCCAAACCTTCCATTTTCCTGAGGCAGCTTTCAAAGGAAGACTTCGCATCCATTCAGGATATTATGGTCGATTATTCGGGTTTCGAATTTGCAAAAAGCTCCCTGCGCACCTACACGGCACCTACGCTCGCCAATACGCTGGGCTATGTGAGTGAGATTACTAAGACCCAGCTCGAAAAGCAGGAGGAACCTTACTACCGGCAGAGCGACTACATCGGGCAGAGTGGTATTGAAAAGATTTACGAGCAGGAGCTCAGGGGCAAGCGCGGGACGAAGTTTGTCATGCAGAATGTAAATGGTGTGTACAAAGGTCCCTGGAAAGGCGGAGAGCTGGATACCATGGCCGTCGCCGGAGAAAACCTGTATTCGGGCATTGACCTGGACGTGCAGCAGTATGCCGATAGTTTGATGGTCAACAAGGTAGGGAGCGTGGTAGCCATTGACCCGAAAGACGGGCAGATCATTGCAATGGTATCCGCCCCGACCTACGATCCCAAAATCCTGGCAAGCCGTTATTTTTCGAAAAACTATGCGGCACTCGCACGAAATCCGTACAAACCCTTGATCAACAGGCCTATTATGGCAAGTTACCGGCCGGGTTCTACCTTCAAGCTGATACAGGCACTGATCGGGCTGGACGAAGGGGTCATTACGCCCAATACCGGATTTTCGCATGCGGGCGCTCCGGTGGGGTGCCACAATCACCCGGGTACCGGCACCGTGGCATTGGGTGTTATGCACTCCTGTAACCCGTATTTTTACAATGTGTTCCGCAGGATGATTTACAACAATGATATCAAAAACACATTCAAGGCATCCGCGGCCGGCCTCGACGAGTGGCATGACCGCGTCAGCAAGTTCGGGATAGGACAGCGGCTGGGCATTGACCTGCCCAGTGAGTACCGCGGGAATTTGCCTGATAAAAAATACTATGACCGCTTCTATGGAGAGTACCGCTGGAAGTTTTCAAACATTTACTCCCTCAGCATTGGCGAAGGCGAGCTGCTGATCACGCCGCTGAAAATGGCAAATGTAGCGGCAATTATTGCAAACAAAGGTTACTACTACACGCCTCACATCATCCACAGCATTGGCGATAAGCACCGGACCAATCCGGAGTACCTTGTACGGCACGAAACGGATGTAAGGCCCGAACATTTCGGACCTGTGATTGAGGGAATGATCGGTGCCGTGGAGGGTGGTACTGCCCGCCGCTCACGGGTGGAAGGCATCAATATCGCTGGTAAAACGGGTACCTCGCAGAATAAAAAAGGCGACGATTCTTCTATTTTCATTGCATTTGCCCCGGTGGAAGATCCCAAGATCGCGATTGCTGTTTTTGTGGAAAATGCAGGAGCGGGTGGCTCAGCCGCTGCGCCCATCGCCACCCTGGTGATAGAAAAGTACCTGACGGGCAAAATCACCAACAAAGGGCTGGAAGAAAGCATGCTGAAAGCCAACCTCATGAACAAGGTAGTCCTGACGGGCCAGCAAAAGGCGGCGCTCAAAGACACTGCCACCGTGAAGTCATCCGACGTGATCAAAAAACCACTGCTGCCTAAAAAGCAATAA
- a CDS encoding NFACT RNA binding domain-containing protein, with product MHEMLAGKVLEEAFSQEKDEIVLVFQSLEDGSQSLIKAVLHADFSCLSFPEKFERARKNSVNLFNEFQGKAVTNINIFENERAIHVDFEDHTALVFKLFGNRSNLLALDTEGKVTQLFSNRLALDWELSATSLNRKIDQSEEAFESAGYDYRKLYPTLGKLANAHLDALLATSGPHMRWQVVQRFISEIENPPYYVTRVAGLPALTLFETGEVISVFEDPVAALNAFYLAHIRLTGIEKEKAEIVRLLKKRIQQTANYLENTFEKLVSLESAVKNDEIGNLIMAHMHAIPARVTEVEVFDFYRDQPIRIKLKKDLSPQKNAEAYYRKAKNEKIEISRLNDSLSARELEKAALEDHLAHIETIVSLRELRTYIKTNQLNQAKVPETTQELFKKVDFMGYTILIGRNAKNNDLLTRQYAHKDDLWLHAKDVTGSHVVVKNQPGKNMPALVIERAAELAAWYSKRRNDTLCPVIYTPRKFVRKPKGLPEGAVIIEKENVILVPAKGE from the coding sequence ATGCATGAAATGCTGGCCGGGAAGGTGCTGGAAGAAGCATTTAGTCAGGAGAAGGATGAGATTGTACTTGTTTTTCAAAGTTTGGAAGACGGCAGCCAATCCCTGATCAAGGCGGTACTGCATGCCGACTTTTCGTGCCTCAGTTTTCCTGAAAAATTCGAGCGTGCCCGGAAGAACAGCGTCAATCTGTTCAATGAATTTCAAGGTAAAGCTGTTACCAATATCAATATTTTTGAAAATGAGCGTGCCATCCATGTAGATTTTGAGGATCATACTGCATTGGTCTTTAAGCTTTTTGGAAACCGATCCAACCTGCTCGCGCTGGATACGGAAGGAAAAGTAACACAGCTTTTCAGCAACCGTCTCGCGCTCGACTGGGAGCTCAGTGCCACCAGTCTCAACCGGAAAATCGACCAGTCTGAGGAAGCATTTGAAAGTGCCGGCTATGATTACCGGAAGTTGTATCCCACGCTGGGCAAGCTGGCCAATGCACACCTGGATGCATTACTGGCAACATCAGGCCCTCATATGCGCTGGCAGGTCGTGCAAAGATTTATCAGCGAAATCGAAAATCCTCCCTATTATGTAACCAGGGTAGCAGGGTTGCCAGCACTGACCTTGTTTGAAACCGGTGAGGTGATCTCCGTTTTTGAGGATCCGGTGGCAGCACTCAATGCTTTTTACCTGGCCCACATCAGGCTGACCGGCATTGAAAAAGAAAAAGCCGAAATCGTCCGGTTGTTGAAAAAGCGCATTCAGCAGACTGCCAACTATCTTGAAAATACATTTGAGAAGCTCGTAAGTCTGGAATCTGCAGTGAAGAACGATGAGATCGGCAACCTGATCATGGCGCATATGCATGCGATTCCGGCCCGGGTAACGGAGGTGGAGGTCTTCGATTTCTACCGCGATCAGCCCATCAGGATCAAGCTCAAAAAAGACCTTTCGCCCCAAAAGAACGCGGAAGCATACTACCGCAAAGCCAAGAACGAAAAAATCGAAATTAGCAGACTGAACGATAGCCTGTCTGCGCGGGAATTGGAAAAAGCGGCACTCGAAGATCATTTGGCACATATTGAGACTATTGTTTCGCTGCGTGAGCTTCGTACCTATATCAAAACCAACCAGCTCAACCAGGCCAAAGTGCCCGAAACGACCCAGGAGCTGTTTAAAAAGGTGGACTTCATGGGCTACACGATCCTGATCGGGCGGAATGCGAAAAACAATGACCTGCTCACACGCCAGTATGCCCACAAAGACGATCTCTGGCTCCATGCAAAGGATGTTACCGGCTCTCATGTGGTGGTTAAAAATCAGCCAGGAAAGAACATGCCTGCCCTGGTAATCGAGCGCGCTGCCGAGCTCGCAGCCTGGTATTCCAAGAGGCGGAACGATACCCTTTGCCCGGTCATTTACACGCCCCGCAAGTTTGTCAGGAAGCCAAAAGGCCTGCCCGAAGGTGCTGTGATCATTGAAAAGGAAAACGTGATCCTTGTACCTGCCAAAGGCGAATAA
- a CDS encoding DHA2 family efflux MFS transporter permease subunit, with translation MVAQESLVEYGFRRVIITITAVLCALLEIVDTTIVNVALNDMRGNLGGTLSEVSWVITAYAIGNVIIVPMTSWLSQQFGRRNYFAASIIIFTVSSFLCGNSDNIWELVFFRFLQGCGGGALLVTAQTLITESYPPEKRGIAQAIYGLGVIVGPTLGPPLGGYIVDNYSWPYIFYINIPLGIIAALLTIEFVRSPKYAEKKAANEIDWWGIIFLAVAVGSLQYVLEKGQEEDWFNDEIIVICSVLTVLGFFFFIWRELTYKSPIVNLRVLSNGNLRVGTILSFILGFGLYGSTFIIPLYTQATLGWTATQSGMLMVPAAIVTAMMMPIVGQLLQRGVKQQYLVSIGMVLFFVYSYWGYLILTPDTGKDAFFNMLIVRGIGLGLLFVPITTLALSTLKGREIGEGAAFTGMMRQLGGSFGVAVITTFIARRNMLHRNDLVSSLDVNNPIVQQRVEGLQRTFMSKGMSPDVALQSGYKMLDFSVSKQALVMSYMDVFLYLGVMFLICVPFVLWTRSGKGKVDTSAAH, from the coding sequence ATGGTAGCACAAGAATCACTGGTCGAATACGGTTTCCGGCGGGTCATCATCACGATCACCGCGGTGCTCTGCGCCCTGCTGGAAATTGTCGACACGACGATCGTGAACGTCGCCCTCAACGATATGCGGGGGAACCTGGGGGGCACGCTGTCGGAAGTAAGCTGGGTGATCACGGCCTATGCCATTGGAAATGTGATTATTGTACCAATGACAAGCTGGCTGTCCCAGCAGTTCGGGCGCCGCAACTACTTCGCTGCGTCGATCATCATCTTTACAGTTTCGTCTTTCCTTTGCGGAAATTCAGACAACATCTGGGAACTGGTATTTTTCCGGTTCCTGCAGGGTTGCGGCGGCGGCGCGCTGCTCGTAACCGCACAAACGCTAATTACTGAAAGTTACCCGCCCGAAAAACGCGGGATCGCACAGGCAATTTATGGATTGGGCGTGATTGTAGGTCCTACGCTGGGACCGCCGCTGGGTGGTTACATCGTGGATAATTACAGCTGGCCTTACATTTTTTACATCAACATTCCGCTGGGTATCATTGCAGCCCTGCTGACGATCGAGTTTGTAAGAAGTCCAAAATATGCTGAGAAAAAAGCGGCGAACGAAATTGACTGGTGGGGAATTATTTTCCTGGCGGTTGCTGTAGGATCACTGCAATATGTTTTGGAAAAAGGGCAGGAGGAAGACTGGTTTAATGATGAGATCATCGTGATCTGCTCGGTCCTGACCGTACTCGGCTTCTTTTTCTTCATCTGGCGCGAGCTTACCTACAAAAGCCCGATTGTAAACCTGCGGGTACTTTCCAACGGGAACTTGCGAGTGGGAACCATTTTATCCTTCATTCTGGGATTCGGGCTGTATGGATCTACGTTTATCATCCCGCTGTACACCCAGGCCACGCTTGGCTGGACAGCCACCCAGTCGGGTATGCTGATGGTACCTGCCGCAATTGTAACCGCCATGATGATGCCGATTGTGGGTCAGCTTCTGCAGCGCGGTGTTAAGCAGCAGTACCTCGTATCCATTGGGATGGTACTCTTCTTCGTGTATAGTTATTGGGGTTACCTTATTCTTACGCCGGATACTGGCAAGGATGCATTTTTTAACATGCTGATTGTGCGCGGGATTGGCCTTGGTTTGTTGTTTGTGCCGATTACCACGCTTGCCCTGTCTACTCTGAAAGGGCGGGAAATTGGCGAAGGTGCTGCATTTACAGGGATGATGCGGCAGCTGGGCGGATCGTTTGGCGTGGCGGTGATCACCACCTTCATTGCCCGGCGCAACATGCTGCACCGCAACGACCTTGTCAGCAGTCTGGATGTAAACAATCCGATTGTTCAGCAGCGTGTGGAAGGGTTGCAGCGCACATTTATGTCAAAAGGAATGTCGCCGGATGTGGCATTGCAAAGCGGCTACAAAATGCTCGATTTTTCAGTTTCGAAGCAGGCGCTGGTCATGTCTTATATGGATGTGTTTCTGTACCTGGGTGTCATGTTCCTGATCTGTGTACCTTTTGTACTCTGGACCCGGAGCGGAAAAGGAAAAGTGGACACATCGGCAGCGCATTAA